From Cucumis melo cultivar AY chromosome 1, USDA_Cmelo_AY_1.0, whole genome shotgun sequence, a single genomic window includes:
- the LOC103500563 gene encoding exopolygalacturonase-like yields MMGLRLNIMALLLHLSLMLASTAKGQSIFDITTYGAKPNTDITQTLANAWKDACTSTNPSKLLIPTGVYQLNQSILHGPCNSSIEVQMEGTLQAHPDPIGAGLVLFQYIDQLTVSGTGAFDGQGKGCKKNDTHLNKICNELPMNVRFSSITNSIVKDITSLDSNYFHINLLSCKNVTLQNVTIIASENSPNTDGVHVSRSEEINILNTQISTGADCVSVGGTNKQIVITNVTCGPGDGISIGSLGKYTKEREVTGVAVKSCKLINTWNGVRIKTWPDSASAYTASDLHFEDIEMVNVSNPIIINQEYCSSNQCNNKIPSKIKILNVSFKNIRGTSATSVAVKFICSKDLPCEGVEVADIDLAYNGVEGQTTSHCVNVIPIITGKQNPRACVEATPINPPSTTD; encoded by the exons ATGATGGGATTGAGGTTAAACATTATGGCATTACTATTACATTTGTCGTTAATGTTGGCATCGACTGCAAAAGGTCAATCCATTTTTGATATCACTACGTATGGTGCCAAACCTAATACTGATATTACTcag ACTTTGGCAAATGCATGGAAGGATGCATGTACATCAACCAATCCAAGTAAGTTGTTGATTCCAACAGGAGTTTACCAACTAAACCAATCCATTCTCCATGGTCCTTGCAATAGTTCTATTGAGGTTCAGATGGAAGGAACATTACAAGCTCATCCCGATCCAATAGGAGCTGGGTTGGTTCTTTTtcaatatatcgatcaattgaCAGTATCAGGCACGGGTGCTTTTGATGGTCAAGGAAAAGGTTGTAAAAAGAATGATACGCACTTGAATAAAATATGCAATGAACTTCCCATG AATGTGAGGTTCAGTTCCATAACCAATTCAATAGTGAAGGACATAACTTCCTTGGATAGCAATTATTTTCACATCAATCTTTTGAGTTGCAAGAATGTTACTTTGCAAAATGTGACAATTATTGCATCAGAAAATAGCCCCAACACCGATGGAGTTCATGTGAGCAGATCAGAAGAGATTAAcattctcaatacacaaatctCAACAGGAGCTGATTGTGTATCTGTTGGAGGCACCAACAAGCAAATAGTTATTACTAATGTAACTTGCGGACCAGGAGATGGCATCAGTATAGGAAGTTTAGGCAAGTACACCAAGGAAAGAGAGGTGACAGGAGTTGCAGTGAAATCATGTAAATTAATCAATACATGGAATGGTGTTAGAATCAAGACGTGGCCAGATTCTGCATCTGCATACACAGCCTCTGACTTGCATTTTGAAGATATTGAAATGGTTAATGTTAGCAATCCTATCATTATTAACCAAGAATATTGTTCATCTAATCAATGCAACAACAAG ATTCCATCAAAAATTAAGATCCTCAATGTTAGTTTCAAGAATATCAGAGGCACTTCTGCTACTTCGGTCGCTGTTAAATTTATTTGTAGCAAAGATTTACCGTGTGAAGGTGTGGAAGTTGCTGATATTGACCTAGCTTACAATGGAGTTGAAGGACAAACTACGTCTCATTGTGTAAATGTGATTCCCATCATTACTGGAAAGCAAAATCCTCGTGCGTGTGTCGAAGCTACTCCTATTAATCCTCCCTCAACGACGGACTGA